From Oncorhynchus mykiss isolate Arlee chromosome 6, USDA_OmykA_1.1, whole genome shotgun sequence, the proteins below share one genomic window:
- the LOC110525712 gene encoding transcription factor COE2 isoform X3 gives MYGIQEHLIRDVSGLKERTLGEEMDPVRSWVRNVGVVDANVAAQSGVALSRAHFEKQPPSNLRKSNFFHFVLALYDRHGQPVEVERTSFVDFVEQDKTGEKTNNGTHYKIQLLYSNGVRTEQDLYARLIDSVTKQPIAYEGQNKNPEMCRVLLTHEVMCSRCCEKKSCGNRNETPSDPVIIDRFFLKFFLKCNQNCLKTAGNPRDMRRFQVVLSSTVSVDGHVLAVSDNMFVHNNSKHGRRARRLEPGESVENGMEYATPCIKAISPSEGWTTGGAMVIVIGENFFDGLQVVFGSMLVWSELITPHAIRVQTPPRHIPGVVEVTLSYKSKQFCKGTPGRFIYTALNEPTIDYGFQRLQKVIPRHPGDPDKLAKEMLLKRAADLVEALYGNPHSNQDMLLKRAADIAEALYSVPRPHNQLQALPSSPAHGSVMGLGSYPSQLGVSIGEPGQTSQGYIRNSSSLSPRGYPSASTPQQSGYGGGGGMSGGYGAVPMTSLGVPGSPGFSSASPTGSPYGIMPSSPTIPGSSSSSSLLPFSSFPSSAKQKSAFAPVLRPQGSSSPACPASGGNSFRAMTGLVVPPM, from the exons ATGTACGGGATCCAGGAGCATCTGATAAGAGACGTCAGCGGATTAAAAGAAAGAACTCTAGGAGAGGAGATGGATCCAGTCCGGTCCTGGGTGCGTAATGTCGGTGTTGTGGATGCTAACGTAGCAGCGCAAAG tgGTGTAGCTCTCTCCAGGGCCCACTTTGAGAAGCAGCCCCCCTCTAACCTGCGCAAGTCCAACTTCTTCCACTTCGTCCTGGCACTCTATGACAGACACGGACAGCCTGTAGAGGTGGAGAGGACTTCCTTCGTGGACTTTGTGGAACAggacaag ACGGGAGAAAAGACCAACAACGGCACGCACTACAAGATACAGCTCCTCTACAGCAATG gGGTTCGTACGGAACAGGATCTTTATGCACGACTTATTGACTCAGTCACTAAACAG cccatAGCATATGAGGGACAGAACAAGAATCCTGAAATGTGTCGTGTTCTGCTCACTCACGAGGTTATGTGCAg TCGCTGTTGTGAGAAGAAAAGCTGTGGAAACCGCAACGAGACGCCCTCTGACCCGGTCATCATTGACAG ATTCTTCTTGAAGTTTTTCCTGAAGTGTAACCAAAATTGCCTGAAGACAGCAGGGAACCCAAGGGACATGAGGAGATTTCAG GTGGTCCTGTCCAGCACTGTGAGTGTAGACGGACATGTCTTAGCTGTGTCTGACAACATGTTTGTCCACAACAACTCCAAACACGGCCGGAGAGCCCGCAGGCTGGAGCCGGGAGAGTCAGTGGAGAACGGCATGGAATACG CCACCCCCTGTATCAAAGCCATCAGCCCCAGTGAGGGCTGGACCACGGGCGGGGCCATGGTCATTGTGATCGGGGAGAACTTCTTTGACGGGCTGCAGGTGGTGTTCGGCAGCATGCTGGTGTGGAGCGAG TTGATCACGCCCCACGCCATCCGTGTCCAGACGCCCCCTCGCCACATCCCAGGGGTCGTGGAGGTCACGCTGTCCTACAAATCCAAACAGTTCTGCAAGGGGACACCTGGGCGCTTCatctacacag cgCTGAATGAGCCCACCATAGACTACGGTTTCCAGAGACTTCAGAAGGTCATCCCCAGACACCCTGGTGACCCTGACAAACTGGCCAAG gagATGCTACTGAAGAGAGCAGCTGATCTGGTAGAGGCCTTGTATGGAAACCCACACAGTAATCAG GACATGTTGCTGAAGCGTGCAGCGGACATTGCTGAGGCCCTGTACAGTGTTCCCCGTCCCCACAACCAGCTGCAGGCTCTGCCTAGTTCCCCAGCCCACGGCAGTGTCATGGGCCTAGGCTCATACCCCTCCCAGCTGGGGGTCAGCATCGGAGAGCCAGGACAAACCAGCCAGG gttatATTCGTAACTCCAGCAGTTTGTCCCCACGGGGATACCCTTCTGCCTCCACCCCTCAGCAGTCGGGCTATGGGGGAGGTGGAGGCATGAGTGGCGGGTATGGGGCAGTGCCCATGACTAGTCTGGGGGTGCCAGGATCCCCTGGTTTCAGCAGTGCCTCCCCCACTGGTTCTCCCTATGGCA taATGCCATCTAGTCCCACCATCCCGGGTTCCAgctcctcatcctccctcctgCCGTTCTCCTCCTTCCCGTCCTCAGCCAAACAGAAGAGTGCCTTTGCTCCCGTTCTCCGGCCCCAGGGATCTTCCTCTCCTGCCTGCCCCGCCTCAGGAGGCAACAGCTTCAGAG CGATGACCGGCCTGGTAGTTCCCCCGATGTAG
- the LOC110525712 gene encoding transcription factor COE2 isoform X2 has product MYGIQEHLIRDVSGLKERTLGEEMDPVRSWVRNVGVVDANVAAQSGVALSRAHFEKQPPSNLRKSNFFHFVLALYDRHGQPVEVERTSFVDFVEQDKEQTGEKTNNGTHYKIQLLYSNGVRTEQDLYARLIDSVTKQPIAYEGQNKNPEMCRVLLTHEVMCSRCCEKKSCGNRNETPSDPVIIDRFFLKFFLKCNQNCLKTAGNPRDMRRFQVVLSSTVSVDGHVLAVSDNMFVHNNSKHGRRARRLEPGESVENGMEYATPCIKAISPSEGWTTGGAMVIVIGENFFDGLQVVFGSMLVWSELITPHAIRVQTPPRHIPGVVEVTLSYKSKQFCKGTPGRFIYTALNEPTIDYGFQRLQKVIPRHPGDPDKLAKEMLLKRAADLVEALYGNPHSNQDMLLKRAADIAEALYSVPRPHNQLQALPSSPAHGSVMGLGSYPSQLGVSIGEPGQTSQGYIRNSSSLSPRGYPSASTPQQSGYGGGGGMSGGYGAVPMTSLGVPGSPGFSSASPTGSPYGIMPSSPTIPGSSSSSSLLPFSSFPSSAKQKSAFAPVLRPQGSSSPACPASGGNSFRDYYYSLSL; this is encoded by the exons ATGTACGGGATCCAGGAGCATCTGATAAGAGACGTCAGCGGATTAAAAGAAAGAACTCTAGGAGAGGAGATGGATCCAGTCCGGTCCTGGGTGCGTAATGTCGGTGTTGTGGATGCTAACGTAGCAGCGCAAAG tgGTGTAGCTCTCTCCAGGGCCCACTTTGAGAAGCAGCCCCCCTCTAACCTGCGCAAGTCCAACTTCTTCCACTTCGTCCTGGCACTCTATGACAGACACGGACAGCCTGTAGAGGTGGAGAGGACTTCCTTCGTGGACTTTGTGGAACAggacaag GAGCAGACGGGAGAAAAGACCAACAACGGCACGCACTACAAGATACAGCTCCTCTACAGCAATG gGGTTCGTACGGAACAGGATCTTTATGCACGACTTATTGACTCAGTCACTAAACAG cccatAGCATATGAGGGACAGAACAAGAATCCTGAAATGTGTCGTGTTCTGCTCACTCACGAGGTTATGTGCAg TCGCTGTTGTGAGAAGAAAAGCTGTGGAAACCGCAACGAGACGCCCTCTGACCCGGTCATCATTGACAG ATTCTTCTTGAAGTTTTTCCTGAAGTGTAACCAAAATTGCCTGAAGACAGCAGGGAACCCAAGGGACATGAGGAGATTTCAG GTGGTCCTGTCCAGCACTGTGAGTGTAGACGGACATGTCTTAGCTGTGTCTGACAACATGTTTGTCCACAACAACTCCAAACACGGCCGGAGAGCCCGCAGGCTGGAGCCGGGAGAGTCAGTGGAGAACGGCATGGAATACG CCACCCCCTGTATCAAAGCCATCAGCCCCAGTGAGGGCTGGACCACGGGCGGGGCCATGGTCATTGTGATCGGGGAGAACTTCTTTGACGGGCTGCAGGTGGTGTTCGGCAGCATGCTGGTGTGGAGCGAG TTGATCACGCCCCACGCCATCCGTGTCCAGACGCCCCCTCGCCACATCCCAGGGGTCGTGGAGGTCACGCTGTCCTACAAATCCAAACAGTTCTGCAAGGGGACACCTGGGCGCTTCatctacacag cgCTGAATGAGCCCACCATAGACTACGGTTTCCAGAGACTTCAGAAGGTCATCCCCAGACACCCTGGTGACCCTGACAAACTGGCCAAG gagATGCTACTGAAGAGAGCAGCTGATCTGGTAGAGGCCTTGTATGGAAACCCACACAGTAATCAG GACATGTTGCTGAAGCGTGCAGCGGACATTGCTGAGGCCCTGTACAGTGTTCCCCGTCCCCACAACCAGCTGCAGGCTCTGCCTAGTTCCCCAGCCCACGGCAGTGTCATGGGCCTAGGCTCATACCCCTCCCAGCTGGGGGTCAGCATCGGAGAGCCAGGACAAACCAGCCAGG gttatATTCGTAACTCCAGCAGTTTGTCCCCACGGGGATACCCTTCTGCCTCCACCCCTCAGCAGTCGGGCTATGGGGGAGGTGGAGGCATGAGTGGCGGGTATGGGGCAGTGCCCATGACTAGTCTGGGGGTGCCAGGATCCCCTGGTTTCAGCAGTGCCTCCCCCACTGGTTCTCCCTATGGCA taATGCCATCTAGTCCCACCATCCCGGGTTCCAgctcctcatcctccctcctgCCGTTCTCCTCCTTCCCGTCCTCAGCCAAACAGAAGAGTGCCTTTGCTCCCGTTCTCCGGCCCCAGGGATCTTCCTCTCCTGCCTGCCCCGCCTCAGGAGGCAACAGCTTCAGAG ATTATTACTATTCTCTTTCTCTATAG
- the LOC110525712 gene encoding transcription factor COE2 isoform X1, producing MYGIQEHLIRDVSGLKERTLGEEMDPVRSWVRNVGVVDANVAAQSGVALSRAHFEKQPPSNLRKSNFFHFVLALYDRHGQPVEVERTSFVDFVEQDKEQTGEKTNNGTHYKIQLLYSNGVRTEQDLYARLIDSVTKQPIAYEGQNKNPEMCRVLLTHEVMCSRCCEKKSCGNRNETPSDPVIIDRFFLKFFLKCNQNCLKTAGNPRDMRRFQVVLSSTVSVDGHVLAVSDNMFVHNNSKHGRRARRLEPGESVENGMEYATPCIKAISPSEGWTTGGAMVIVIGENFFDGLQVVFGSMLVWSELITPHAIRVQTPPRHIPGVVEVTLSYKSKQFCKGTPGRFIYTALNEPTIDYGFQRLQKVIPRHPGDPDKLAKEMLLKRAADLVEALYGNPHSNQDMLLKRAADIAEALYSVPRPHNQLQALPSSPAHGSVMGLGSYPSQLGVSIGEPGQTSQGYIRNSSSLSPRGYPSASTPQQSGYGGGGGMSGGYGAVPMTSLGVPGSPGFSSASPTGSPYGIMPSSPTIPGSSSSSSLLPFSSFPSSAKQKSAFAPVLRPQGSSSPACPASGGNSFRAMTGLVVPPM from the exons ATGTACGGGATCCAGGAGCATCTGATAAGAGACGTCAGCGGATTAAAAGAAAGAACTCTAGGAGAGGAGATGGATCCAGTCCGGTCCTGGGTGCGTAATGTCGGTGTTGTGGATGCTAACGTAGCAGCGCAAAG tgGTGTAGCTCTCTCCAGGGCCCACTTTGAGAAGCAGCCCCCCTCTAACCTGCGCAAGTCCAACTTCTTCCACTTCGTCCTGGCACTCTATGACAGACACGGACAGCCTGTAGAGGTGGAGAGGACTTCCTTCGTGGACTTTGTGGAACAggacaag GAGCAGACGGGAGAAAAGACCAACAACGGCACGCACTACAAGATACAGCTCCTCTACAGCAATG gGGTTCGTACGGAACAGGATCTTTATGCACGACTTATTGACTCAGTCACTAAACAG cccatAGCATATGAGGGACAGAACAAGAATCCTGAAATGTGTCGTGTTCTGCTCACTCACGAGGTTATGTGCAg TCGCTGTTGTGAGAAGAAAAGCTGTGGAAACCGCAACGAGACGCCCTCTGACCCGGTCATCATTGACAG ATTCTTCTTGAAGTTTTTCCTGAAGTGTAACCAAAATTGCCTGAAGACAGCAGGGAACCCAAGGGACATGAGGAGATTTCAG GTGGTCCTGTCCAGCACTGTGAGTGTAGACGGACATGTCTTAGCTGTGTCTGACAACATGTTTGTCCACAACAACTCCAAACACGGCCGGAGAGCCCGCAGGCTGGAGCCGGGAGAGTCAGTGGAGAACGGCATGGAATACG CCACCCCCTGTATCAAAGCCATCAGCCCCAGTGAGGGCTGGACCACGGGCGGGGCCATGGTCATTGTGATCGGGGAGAACTTCTTTGACGGGCTGCAGGTGGTGTTCGGCAGCATGCTGGTGTGGAGCGAG TTGATCACGCCCCACGCCATCCGTGTCCAGACGCCCCCTCGCCACATCCCAGGGGTCGTGGAGGTCACGCTGTCCTACAAATCCAAACAGTTCTGCAAGGGGACACCTGGGCGCTTCatctacacag cgCTGAATGAGCCCACCATAGACTACGGTTTCCAGAGACTTCAGAAGGTCATCCCCAGACACCCTGGTGACCCTGACAAACTGGCCAAG gagATGCTACTGAAGAGAGCAGCTGATCTGGTAGAGGCCTTGTATGGAAACCCACACAGTAATCAG GACATGTTGCTGAAGCGTGCAGCGGACATTGCTGAGGCCCTGTACAGTGTTCCCCGTCCCCACAACCAGCTGCAGGCTCTGCCTAGTTCCCCAGCCCACGGCAGTGTCATGGGCCTAGGCTCATACCCCTCCCAGCTGGGGGTCAGCATCGGAGAGCCAGGACAAACCAGCCAGG gttatATTCGTAACTCCAGCAGTTTGTCCCCACGGGGATACCCTTCTGCCTCCACCCCTCAGCAGTCGGGCTATGGGGGAGGTGGAGGCATGAGTGGCGGGTATGGGGCAGTGCCCATGACTAGTCTGGGGGTGCCAGGATCCCCTGGTTTCAGCAGTGCCTCCCCCACTGGTTCTCCCTATGGCA taATGCCATCTAGTCCCACCATCCCGGGTTCCAgctcctcatcctccctcctgCCGTTCTCCTCCTTCCCGTCCTCAGCCAAACAGAAGAGTGCCTTTGCTCCCGTTCTCCGGCCCCAGGGATCTTCCTCTCCTGCCTGCCCCGCCTCAGGAGGCAACAGCTTCAGAG CGATGACCGGCCTGGTAGTTCCCCCGATGTAG
- the LOC110525712 gene encoding transcription factor COE2 isoform X4, whose product MTASVRLSVCLFVWLSSHSKEQTGEKTNNGTHYKIQLLYSNGVRTEQDLYARLIDSVTKQPIAYEGQNKNPEMCRVLLTHEVMCSRCCEKKSCGNRNETPSDPVIIDRFFLKFFLKCNQNCLKTAGNPRDMRRFQVVLSSTVSVDGHVLAVSDNMFVHNNSKHGRRARRLEPGESVENGMEYATPCIKAISPSEGWTTGGAMVIVIGENFFDGLQVVFGSMLVWSELITPHAIRVQTPPRHIPGVVEVTLSYKSKQFCKGTPGRFIYTALNEPTIDYGFQRLQKVIPRHPGDPDKLAKEMLLKRAADLVEALYGNPHSNQDMLLKRAADIAEALYSVPRPHNQLQALPSSPAHGSVMGLGSYPSQLGVSIGEPGQTSQGYIRNSSSLSPRGYPSASTPQQSGYGGGGGMSGGYGAVPMTSLGVPGSPGFSSASPTGSPYGIMPSSPTIPGSSSSSSLLPFSSFPSSAKQKSAFAPVLRPQGSSSPACPASGGNSFRAMTGLVVPPM is encoded by the exons ATGACTGCATCTGTgcgtttgtctgtttgtctgtttgtctggttGTCGTCTCATTCCAAGGAGCAGACGGGAGAAAAGACCAACAACGGCACGCACTACAAGATACAGCTCCTCTACAGCAATG gGGTTCGTACGGAACAGGATCTTTATGCACGACTTATTGACTCAGTCACTAAACAG cccatAGCATATGAGGGACAGAACAAGAATCCTGAAATGTGTCGTGTTCTGCTCACTCACGAGGTTATGTGCAg TCGCTGTTGTGAGAAGAAAAGCTGTGGAAACCGCAACGAGACGCCCTCTGACCCGGTCATCATTGACAG ATTCTTCTTGAAGTTTTTCCTGAAGTGTAACCAAAATTGCCTGAAGACAGCAGGGAACCCAAGGGACATGAGGAGATTTCAG GTGGTCCTGTCCAGCACTGTGAGTGTAGACGGACATGTCTTAGCTGTGTCTGACAACATGTTTGTCCACAACAACTCCAAACACGGCCGGAGAGCCCGCAGGCTGGAGCCGGGAGAGTCAGTGGAGAACGGCATGGAATACG CCACCCCCTGTATCAAAGCCATCAGCCCCAGTGAGGGCTGGACCACGGGCGGGGCCATGGTCATTGTGATCGGGGAGAACTTCTTTGACGGGCTGCAGGTGGTGTTCGGCAGCATGCTGGTGTGGAGCGAG TTGATCACGCCCCACGCCATCCGTGTCCAGACGCCCCCTCGCCACATCCCAGGGGTCGTGGAGGTCACGCTGTCCTACAAATCCAAACAGTTCTGCAAGGGGACACCTGGGCGCTTCatctacacag cgCTGAATGAGCCCACCATAGACTACGGTTTCCAGAGACTTCAGAAGGTCATCCCCAGACACCCTGGTGACCCTGACAAACTGGCCAAG gagATGCTACTGAAGAGAGCAGCTGATCTGGTAGAGGCCTTGTATGGAAACCCACACAGTAATCAG GACATGTTGCTGAAGCGTGCAGCGGACATTGCTGAGGCCCTGTACAGTGTTCCCCGTCCCCACAACCAGCTGCAGGCTCTGCCTAGTTCCCCAGCCCACGGCAGTGTCATGGGCCTAGGCTCATACCCCTCCCAGCTGGGGGTCAGCATCGGAGAGCCAGGACAAACCAGCCAGG gttatATTCGTAACTCCAGCAGTTTGTCCCCACGGGGATACCCTTCTGCCTCCACCCCTCAGCAGTCGGGCTATGGGGGAGGTGGAGGCATGAGTGGCGGGTATGGGGCAGTGCCCATGACTAGTCTGGGGGTGCCAGGATCCCCTGGTTTCAGCAGTGCCTCCCCCACTGGTTCTCCCTATGGCA taATGCCATCTAGTCCCACCATCCCGGGTTCCAgctcctcatcctccctcctgCCGTTCTCCTCCTTCCCGTCCTCAGCCAAACAGAAGAGTGCCTTTGCTCCCGTTCTCCGGCCCCAGGGATCTTCCTCTCCTGCCTGCCCCGCCTCAGGAGGCAACAGCTTCAGAG CGATGACCGGCCTGGTAGTTCCCCCGATGTAG